CTCGAACCGGATCAGGCCCAATACGTCGATATGGCCATCAACTCATCCAATCGGTTGACCCGCCTGCTGACCGACATTTTGGACCTGTCCCGGATCGAGGCCGGCAAGATGGAATTTTTCGACGCGGAGTTCGTGATCCGGGATTTGGCCGATTCGGTCTCCGATCTGTTCACGGTCACGGCCAGGGACAAAGGCGTGACCCTGAAATACATCCTAGATCCGGCTATTCCGGCCCGGCTCGTGGGCGACGAGGCCCGGGTCCGACAGATCCTCTTCAACCTGGTGGGCAATGGCCTGAAGTTCACCGGCCAGGGCCATGTCGGTCTGGAGATGTCCCTTTTGGCGGCCAAAGATCAGGATGACCGGTGCCGGGTGCTGTTCAGCGTGTCCGACACGGGCATCGGCATCCCCGAAGACAAGCTCAAAACCCTGTTCGAACCCTTTGTCCAGGTGGCCACGTCCTACACCCGCAGCTACCAGGGGGCCGGTCTGGGCCTGGCCATCGTCAAGCGACTCGTGGACCTCATGGGCGGAACAGTGGCCATCGACAGCAGGGTTGGTCTCGGAACCAGGGTGGACGTCATCCTCCCCTTCGACCTGCCCGTTGGAACGGCCCTGACCGAGGCCGGGGCCGGGTCGCGCAAGGCAGGAGCGCCTCTGCGCATCCTCCTGGCCGAAGACGATCCTTCCAATGCCCTGCCCATCCGCAAATTGCTGGAAAATGCCGGGCACATTACGGCCGTGGCCGAAAACGGGAAGCGGGCCTTGGACCTTTTGGCGGCCCAAGACTTCGATGTCGTCCTCATGGACGTCCAGATGCCGGTCATGAACGGGGTCGAGGCCACCCAAGCCATCAGGACGTCCCCCGAGCTCGGATCCAAGAGGAACATCCCCATCATCGCGCTGACTGCCTACGCCATGCTTGGTGACCGGGAGAAGTTCCTGGAGGCCGGCATGGACGACCATCTGGCCAAGCCGGTCAGAATCGAGGATTTGGAGAAGGTTCTGGAACGGGTGAGAGAGGGGGATTTCGGGTCGGGCGCTGATGCTGGGAGCATGGAGCGGCCATGAACCGGATTCGCGTCGTCACGGCCGACATCACCACCCTGAGCGTCGACGCCATCGTCAACGCGGCCAACGAGGGGCTCATTGGCGGGGGCGGGGTGGACGGGGCCATCCATCGGGCCGCCGGTCCGAAGCTCCTGGCCGCCTGCCGGGCCCTGCCCGAGATTCGGCCGGGGGTCCGCTGCCCCACGGGCGAGGCCCGCATCACTCCGGGCTTTGATCTGCCGGCCAGGTTCGTCATCCACACCGTGGG
Above is a genomic segment from Deltaproteobacteria bacterium containing:
- a CDS encoding PAS domain-containing sensor histidine kinase is translated as IGVVRKRVILEVNRLVCEMTGYSRDELIGSNARIFYPDQEEFEVVGRGKYHQIAESGTGTVETRWQRKDGSILDVLLSSTPIEAGNLSGRVTFTALDITERKQAEKALKESELRFRHLFEQVPTLAVQGYDMDGVATYWNSASEKLYGYSSEEAVGRYLLDLIIPDEMRSMVRVDMKAMADTGISIPSSELILKRKDGSRVTVYSSHAIVKKIDGHPELFCIDIDLTELKRIEQNLLLAKEQAEAASRAKSEFLANMSHEIRTPINGIMGMMQLLQLTDLEPDQAQYVDMAINSSNRLTRLLTDILDLSRIEAGKMEFFDAEFVIRDLADSVSDLFTVTARDKGVTLKYILDPAIPARLVGDEARVRQILFNLVGNGLKFTGQGHVGLEMSLLAAKDQDDRCRVLFSVSDTGIGIPEDKLKTLFEPFVQVATSYTRSYQGAGLGLAIVKRLVDLMGGTVAIDSRVGLGTRVDVILPFDLPVGTALTEAGAGSRKAGAPLRILLAEDDPSNALPIRKLLENAGHITAVAENGKRALDLLAAQDFDVVLMDVQMPVMNGVEATQAIRTSPELGSKRNIPIIALTAYAMLGDREKFLEAGMDDHLAKPVRIEDLEKVLERVREGDFGSGADAGSMERP
- a CDS encoding O-acetyl-ADP-ribose deacetylase — its product is MNRIRVVTADITTLSVDAIVNAANEGLIGGGGVDGAIHRAAGPKLLAACRALPEIRPGVRCPTGEARITPGFDLPARFVIHTVG